One Schlesneria paludicola DSM 18645 DNA segment encodes these proteins:
- a CDS encoding Gfo/Idh/MocA family protein, with protein MSHVGFGIVGCGMIANFHAEAIKRMKGTKLVACFDSRPESATAFAAANPGVTVYTDLDEMLKDPTLHIVTICTPSGAHMEPAVKAAQAKKHVVVEKPMEITLKRCDAILDACRRNGVMLCPIFQSRFSPANIALKEAIDEGRFGKLTLADTFVKWWRTQEYYDGPQPKGSKTPVKTGWRGTWSLDGGGAYMNQAIHNVDLLYWLMGDVAEVSAVTATLGHERIEVEDVGVAAIKFKNGAVGTITASTAIWPGLLKKTEIHGTAGSAIVEQDDVLLWNFEKTKPKDRAVVDKLMNKEEGSGGASDPKAISYVGHMEQLKDFVKAIQLGKKPKITGDEGRKAVEIILAIYQSSWTGRRVALPLAKDPKRPSGK; from the coding sequence ATGTCGCACGTAGGTTTCGGGATCGTGGGTTGCGGAATGATCGCCAATTTCCATGCGGAAGCGATCAAGCGGATGAAGGGCACCAAGCTTGTTGCCTGTTTCGACAGCCGTCCCGAATCCGCCACGGCGTTCGCAGCCGCCAATCCCGGTGTGACCGTTTACACCGACCTGGACGAAATGCTGAAGGATCCGACACTGCATATCGTCACGATTTGCACTCCCAGCGGGGCTCATATGGAACCCGCGGTGAAGGCCGCACAGGCGAAGAAGCACGTCGTCGTCGAAAAGCCGATGGAGATCACGCTGAAGCGATGTGACGCCATCCTCGATGCCTGCCGCCGCAATGGTGTGATGCTTTGCCCGATCTTCCAGTCTCGGTTCAGTCCGGCCAATATCGCATTGAAAGAAGCGATCGACGAAGGGCGATTCGGCAAACTGACACTGGCCGATACATTCGTCAAATGGTGGCGGACACAAGAGTACTACGACGGGCCCCAGCCCAAGGGCTCCAAGACCCCCGTCAAAACCGGCTGGCGCGGCACTTGGAGTCTCGATGGTGGTGGCGCGTACATGAATCAGGCGATCCACAACGTCGATTTGCTCTACTGGCTCATGGGCGACGTGGCGGAAGTCAGCGCCGTGACCGCGACCCTGGGGCACGAGCGGATCGAGGTCGAAGATGTCGGCGTCGCGGCGATCAAGTTCAAAAATGGTGCGGTCGGCACCATTACCGCCAGTACGGCCATCTGGCCCGGCTTGTTGAAGAAGACCGAAATCCATGGTACGGCTGGTTCGGCGATTGTCGAACAGGACGACGTGTTGCTTTGGAATTTCGAAAAGACAAAGCCCAAAGATCGTGCGGTTGTCGACAAGTTGATGAACAAAGAAGAAGGTTCGGGCGGGGCCAGCGATCCCAAGGCGATCAGCTACGTAGGACATATGGAGCAGCTCAAGGACTTCGTGAAGGCGATTCAACTGGGCAAAAAGCCCAAAATCACCGGTGACGAAGGGCGGAAGGCGGTTGAAATCATTCTCGCCATTTATCAGTCCTCTTGGACGGGCAGGCGTGTTGCGTTGCCGTTGGCCAAAGACCCCAAGCGGCCGAGCGGAAAGTGA
- a CDS encoding ABC transporter permease, with translation MTNSLETRGLTRSMWRFALRLGRPFLALFTVALLFYVADYWKHGQAAAFGQEENLRNIATQTAIVAVAALGMTVVIISGGIDLSVGTAIALAATMLAWSLKEDIALRLVVGENVAHAAQRLKAAESDRNAAKDAEALGTAEKRVAELTVRFESVELASKRWTKWTPWLALVVGVGTGCFCGLLNGFLISYLKMVPFIVTLGTMQFYLGLAKWVADNTTVRPDRSTQVPAWYMDLLSVRPSAQWLGVPAGVWVTIVLSIILAAVLHYTVFGRYVFAIGSNEATARLCGINVPRNKIAIYTLSGLFVGIAGLYQFSRMTVGNPTSGVGLELRVIASVVIGGGSLNGGRATVLGALSGALIMSVVASGCTQLEVSNPVQDMLLGIVIVIAVAVDQWRHGKSSA, from the coding sequence ATGACGAATTCACTCGAAACTCGTGGTCTGACTCGTTCCATGTGGAGGTTTGCACTCCGGCTGGGTCGGCCGTTTCTGGCGCTGTTTACTGTCGCCTTGCTGTTCTATGTTGCCGACTATTGGAAGCATGGTCAGGCGGCCGCCTTTGGTCAGGAAGAAAACCTTCGCAACATCGCGACGCAAACGGCGATCGTCGCGGTGGCGGCGCTGGGTATGACCGTTGTGATCATTTCTGGCGGGATTGACCTGTCGGTGGGGACGGCGATTGCGCTGGCCGCCACAATGCTGGCGTGGAGTCTGAAGGAAGACATCGCGCTGCGGCTTGTTGTCGGGGAGAACGTTGCGCATGCCGCTCAACGCCTAAAAGCCGCTGAATCCGATAGGAACGCCGCAAAAGACGCCGAGGCGCTTGGAACGGCTGAAAAGCGAGTTGCCGAGCTCACAGTGCGTTTCGAGTCCGTTGAGCTGGCGTCAAAACGCTGGACGAAATGGACCCCGTGGCTGGCGCTTGTTGTCGGCGTCGGAACCGGTTGCTTCTGCGGGTTGCTCAACGGATTTCTGATCAGTTATTTGAAGATGGTTCCATTCATTGTCACCCTGGGGACCATGCAGTTCTACTTGGGGCTGGCGAAGTGGGTGGCTGACAATACGACAGTGCGGCCCGACCGTAGTACCCAGGTGCCCGCCTGGTATATGGATTTGCTAAGCGTCCGGCCGTCGGCACAGTGGCTTGGTGTGCCAGCGGGGGTTTGGGTGACGATTGTTCTGTCAATCATTTTGGCGGCCGTGCTGCACTATACGGTATTTGGACGTTACGTCTTCGCGATTGGTTCCAATGAGGCGACCGCACGCCTGTGTGGAATCAATGTGCCGCGGAACAAGATCGCGATCTACACCTTAAGCGGGCTGTTCGTCGGAATCGCAGGGCTCTACCAGTTTTCTCGTATGACGGTTGGTAACCCGACGTCGGGCGTCGGGCTGGAGTTGCGTGTCATCGCGTCAGTTGTGATCGGCGGCGGCAGCCTGAATGGCGGAAGGGCTACGGTTCTGGGGGCATTATCGGGAGCGTTGATCATGTCAGTGGTGGCCAGTGGCTGCACGCAGCTTGAAGTCTCGAACCCCGTTCAGGACATGTTGCTCGGAATCGTGATTGTCATTGCCGTCGCCGTCGATCAGTGGCGACATGGTAAATCGTCGGCTTAG
- the dnaN gene encoding DNA polymerase III subunit beta — translation MQLTCQRNSLTAAFQTVAGVVPSRTPKDILKNVKLQVSGNQATLTGNDSEIGMRCDVPDVQSDSRGEALLPTARVLAVLRELNDDLVQLEITNDATWIRCGYSEFRLSAEDPADFPPVATFEDTDYFVVPAAALRTMIRRTIFATDSESTRYALGGIQMELGLDKVTLAATDSRRLAVVTAASSVVGNPAIPATSPVIPSKAMGLIEKSLGDGTGEVHIALHQNDIVVRCQGTTIASQLVQGRFPDYRKVVPETCNTTIDLVVAPFYTAVRQAMIVTNEESRGVDFVFGKGNLKLQSKATDIGASTIEMPIAYDGPEMTITFDPRYVAEFLKVLDSSSTFHLNLISHDDRATMVTDDHYTYVVMPLARD, via the coding sequence ATGCAATTGACTTGCCAGCGAAATTCATTGACCGCCGCCTTCCAGACGGTCGCGGGCGTCGTGCCATCGCGTACGCCAAAAGACATTCTCAAGAACGTCAAGCTGCAGGTCAGTGGAAACCAGGCCACGCTGACCGGAAACGACAGCGAGATTGGCATGCGTTGTGACGTGCCCGACGTCCAGTCCGATTCGCGCGGCGAAGCGTTGCTTCCCACCGCTCGCGTGCTGGCTGTTCTGCGCGAATTGAACGACGACCTGGTTCAGTTGGAAATCACGAACGACGCAACCTGGATTCGCTGTGGATACAGCGAGTTCCGGCTGTCTGCCGAAGATCCCGCCGATTTCCCGCCAGTTGCCACCTTCGAAGACACCGACTATTTCGTCGTTCCAGCCGCCGCGCTGCGGACGATGATCCGAAGGACGATTTTCGCCACCGACAGCGAGAGCACCCGCTATGCGCTGGGGGGAATCCAGATGGAACTCGGCCTCGACAAGGTGACACTCGCCGCCACGGATAGTCGCCGACTGGCTGTCGTGACAGCCGCCTCGAGCGTCGTTGGTAATCCCGCGATCCCCGCTACGTCGCCTGTGATTCCCTCCAAAGCGATGGGTTTGATCGAAAAGAGTCTTGGGGACGGCACCGGAGAAGTGCACATCGCGTTGCATCAAAATGACATCGTCGTCCGCTGCCAGGGGACGACAATCGCCAGCCAATTGGTGCAGGGCCGGTTCCCCGACTATCGCAAAGTGGTGCCCGAAACCTGCAACACGACGATCGATCTGGTTGTCGCTCCGTTCTACACGGCGGTGCGGCAGGCGATGATCGTCACAAATGAAGAAAGTCGCGGGGTCGATTTCGTGTTTGGCAAAGGCAATCTGAAACTTCAGAGTAAGGCCACGGATATCGGCGCCTCGACCATCGAAATGCCCATTGCGTACGACGGACCCGAGATGACGATCACGTTCGATCCTCGCTACGTGGCCGAGTTTTTGAAAGTGCTCGATTCGAGCTCCACATTCCATCTCAACCTGATCAGCCATGACGATCGAGCCACCATGGTGACCGATGATCACTACACGTACGTGGTAATGCCGCTGGCGCGTGATTGA
- a CDS encoding DUF721 domain-containing protein: MAARDPQLLSLALSELIALRGFARVRGDNELEAVWKAVAGPELAAQTRPLQVSRGVLMVSVENAPLLSEISAFQGPELLQRLKQKAPHLKIKNLKFKLSGT; encoded by the coding sequence ATGGCTGCACGTGACCCCCAACTGCTGTCCCTGGCTCTCAGCGAACTGATTGCGCTGCGTGGATTTGCGCGCGTGCGGGGCGACAATGAACTCGAAGCTGTTTGGAAAGCCGTCGCTGGACCCGAACTCGCCGCGCAGACGCGACCGCTACAGGTCAGCCGGGGGGTTCTGATGGTCTCGGTCGAGAATGCTCCGCTGCTCAGCGAAATCTCTGCATTTCAGGGACCGGAATTGCTGCAGAGACTGAAACAAAAAGCCCCGCACCTGAAGATCAAGAACCTCAAATTCAAACTCAGTGGAACTTGA
- a CDS encoding DNA gyrase subunit B, producing MADSNKLNADDPSFPASDNAPAGAEPAAATGPASSDYGPEHLQALKGLEGIRHRPAMYIGDTTTLGLHHLVYELVDNCIDECANKFATQLSVVIHADGSVSVADDGRGIPVGPMPEEDNKSALEVVLTNIHAGGKFNRDGGYKVGTGGLHGVGIKAVNALAEWLEAEVRREGHVWTMDFARGKPTTELKKLGKSDTTGTKITFKADPDIFPDTRYNFEPLAKRLQELAFLNAGVRIRILDERSGEKDEYFYPDGIVEFVRWLNRTETPLYEPIIRVNGLLDGIEVAVTIQHNDGFNDNVRTFGNCVNNFLGGTHLSGFRAALTRAVNNYGKREKLFEEIVPSGDDFREGLVAVVAVRVPDPQFQGQTKEKLVNASVEGVVNSIVFEQLSKFMEENPNIAKRIAQKGLMAAEAREAARKSREMVRRKGALTSGGLPEKLRDCRSRELDITELYLVEGDSAGGSADTGRDSNVQAILPLRGKILNVEKAQLIKILDNAEISNLFKAIGIPPMAEFEDVTKRRYGKIILMTDADIDGSHIRTLLLTFMFRHMKPLVENGCIYIAQPPLYKVTQRNKSRYVQTHEVMVTELMELGLNGSRVMFSNGDAIEGDHLRRISTLLGRVEEPIELLERRGITLKYLHRQSPEADKPLPQYRVFLGKEEKWFHTRDEVEQFVHAEEQKRGTELEIAGEPNGTPAPVKEGATPPAATPAGTVKEAPLQIIDLHEMRTINDVLRELRGYGIQLQDLYPPGAKDGETFYPFRILQDDHTVKMTSLRELRPQLRDLGERGMKVTRFKGLGEMDAEELWDTTMDPGTRTLLKVTMADAAAADEMFRVLMGDAVEPRREFIEKHALDVKDLDV from the coding sequence TTGGCCGACTCGAACAAGCTCAACGCAGACGATCCTTCTTTTCCAGCCTCAGACAACGCACCCGCCGGTGCCGAGCCTGCGGCGGCGACCGGTCCCGCCAGCAGTGATTACGGGCCGGAACATCTGCAGGCGCTGAAAGGGCTCGAAGGGATTCGACATCGCCCCGCGATGTACATCGGCGATACGACGACGCTGGGGTTGCACCACCTCGTTTATGAATTGGTCGACAACTGTATCGACGAATGCGCCAACAAATTTGCCACGCAGTTGTCTGTGGTGATTCATGCCGACGGTAGTGTCTCGGTGGCGGACGATGGACGCGGCATTCCCGTCGGACCGATGCCCGAAGAAGACAATAAATCGGCGCTGGAAGTCGTGCTGACCAATATCCATGCTGGCGGCAAGTTCAATCGCGATGGTGGTTATAAAGTCGGAACCGGCGGTTTGCACGGTGTCGGGATCAAGGCAGTCAACGCCTTGGCGGAGTGGTTGGAAGCCGAAGTCCGTCGTGAAGGTCATGTCTGGACCATGGACTTCGCGCGCGGCAAGCCCACTACCGAGCTGAAAAAGCTGGGCAAAAGCGATACGACTGGAACGAAGATCACCTTCAAGGCCGACCCGGATATCTTTCCGGATACCCGCTACAACTTCGAACCGCTGGCCAAGCGACTACAGGAGCTCGCGTTTCTCAATGCGGGGGTGCGCATCCGCATTCTTGACGAACGGTCAGGTGAAAAAGACGAATACTTCTATCCCGATGGCATCGTCGAATTTGTCCGCTGGCTCAACCGCACGGAAACGCCGCTCTACGAACCGATCATCCGGGTTAATGGACTGCTGGATGGGATCGAAGTTGCTGTGACAATCCAGCACAACGACGGTTTCAACGACAACGTGCGGACGTTTGGAAACTGCGTGAATAACTTCCTGGGTGGAACGCACCTCAGCGGATTCCGCGCGGCGCTGACGCGAGCCGTAAACAACTACGGCAAACGTGAAAAGTTGTTCGAAGAAATCGTCCCGTCAGGTGACGACTTCCGCGAAGGGCTAGTGGCTGTCGTCGCCGTCCGAGTGCCCGATCCGCAGTTTCAGGGACAGACCAAGGAAAAACTGGTCAACGCCTCGGTTGAAGGTGTCGTCAATTCCATTGTCTTCGAGCAATTGTCGAAGTTCATGGAAGAGAATCCCAACATCGCCAAGCGAATCGCACAGAAGGGGTTGATGGCCGCCGAAGCACGAGAAGCGGCCCGCAAGTCGCGCGAAATGGTGCGGCGCAAGGGGGCCCTCACATCAGGCGGCCTGCCTGAAAAACTGCGAGATTGCCGCAGCCGCGAACTCGATATTACCGAACTGTACCTCGTGGAAGGGGACTCGGCCGGTGGTTCGGCCGATACCGGACGTGACTCGAACGTCCAGGCCATTCTGCCGCTGCGTGGTAAGATTCTGAACGTCGAAAAGGCGCAGTTGATCAAGATTCTCGACAACGCCGAAATCTCCAACTTGTTCAAAGCGATTGGCATTCCGCCGATGGCCGAGTTCGAGGATGTGACGAAACGGCGTTACGGTAAAATCATCCTGATGACCGATGCCGATATCGACGGCAGCCACATTCGAACGCTGCTGCTGACATTCATGTTCCGACACATGAAGCCGCTGGTCGAAAACGGATGCATCTACATCGCCCAACCGCCGCTGTACAAAGTGACGCAGCGGAACAAAAGTCGTTACGTGCAGACGCACGAGGTGATGGTTACCGAGTTGATGGAACTGGGCTTGAACGGAAGCCGAGTGATGTTTTCGAATGGCGATGCCATCGAAGGCGATCACCTGCGCCGTATCTCGACATTGCTCGGACGAGTGGAAGAACCAATCGAATTGCTCGAACGGCGTGGGATCACGCTGAAGTATCTCCATCGCCAGTCGCCGGAAGCTGATAAGCCGCTGCCCCAGTACCGCGTCTTCCTTGGCAAGGAAGAAAAGTGGTTCCATACCCGCGATGAAGTCGAACAGTTCGTGCATGCAGAAGAACAGAAACGCGGCACGGAACTGGAGATTGCTGGCGAACCGAACGGAACTCCAGCCCCGGTGAAAGAGGGGGCAACTCCCCCTGCGGCAACGCCCGCTGGAACGGTGAAAGAGGCACCGCTGCAAATCATCGACCTGCACGAAATGCGCACGATTAATGACGTTCTGCGTGAGCTCAGAGGGTATGGCATTCAGTTGCAGGACCTTTATCCGCCCGGTGCGAAAGATGGCGAAACCTTCTATCCGTTCCGCATTCTGCAGGACGATCACACCGTGAAGATGACCAGTCTTCGCGAACTGCGGCCACAACTGCGTGACCTGGGCGAACGAGGCATGAAGGTGACACGCTTTAAAGGTCTCGGTGAAATGGACGCCGAAGAGCTGTGGGATACCACCATGGACCCAGGCACTCGCACGTTGCTCAAGGTGACCATGGCTGATGCCGCGGCTGCAGATGAAATGTTCCGCGTTTTGATGGGCGACGCCGTTGAACCGCGCCGTGAATTCATCGAGAAGCATGCTCTCGATGTGAAAGATCTCGACGTTTAA
- a CDS encoding alpha/beta hydrolase — protein sequence MLSLINRLIFLICLAVVVSTASAAPPEILLWSKGMPDPVIPADPPEKVEKGVDGIQRRTSVSQPRLFVHEPPADVKRTGAAVIVVPGGGFGLLADEHEGSDAAIWLAQHGIVGFQLAHRVPTNKLPVPNIGPTQDLQKSLIEVRRHATEYQVDPTKVGVLGFSAGGQVTLVAATNQPSFPVEANTESYKPDFLVLLYAYQIYDPMTKGLRSDINLDAGLPPTFIAQMGDDKGSLAQGSTLLYLELINRQIPAELHIYEKGGHGFGMRSRSNATGPTDWQKRAIDWLRAHEYIAAP from the coding sequence ATGCTATCGCTCATAAATCGTTTGATCTTCCTGATATGTCTGGCGGTCGTTGTTTCAACGGCATCAGCGGCACCCCCTGAAATTCTGCTGTGGTCGAAAGGTATGCCTGATCCTGTCATACCCGCAGACCCTCCTGAAAAGGTCGAGAAGGGGGTTGATGGGATTCAGCGTCGGACGAGCGTTTCGCAGCCTCGACTTTTCGTTCACGAACCACCCGCTGATGTGAAGCGAACAGGAGCCGCCGTGATCGTAGTGCCAGGCGGCGGTTTCGGCCTGCTAGCGGACGAGCACGAAGGTTCGGATGCCGCGATTTGGTTGGCTCAGCACGGTATTGTCGGTTTTCAGTTGGCTCACCGAGTCCCTACGAACAAGCTACCCGTGCCGAATATCGGACCCACTCAAGACCTTCAAAAGTCGCTCATTGAAGTGCGTCGTCACGCAACCGAATATCAGGTTGATCCCACGAAAGTCGGTGTCCTTGGATTCTCTGCCGGAGGTCAGGTCACGCTTGTCGCTGCGACGAACCAGCCCAGCTTTCCCGTCGAGGCAAACACCGAGTCCTACAAACCGGATTTTCTGGTGTTGCTGTATGCGTACCAGATCTACGATCCCATGACGAAGGGCCTGCGCTCCGACATCAATCTCGATGCCGGTCTACCGCCCACGTTCATTGCACAGATGGGCGACGACAAAGGCTCGTTAGCTCAGGGCAGTACGTTGCTGTATCTGGAACTCATTAACCGCCAAATCCCTGCCGAACTCCACATCTACGAAAAAGGCGGCCATGGCTTCGGAATGCGTTCTCGCTCCAACGCCACTGGTCCCACTGACTGGCAAAAGCGTGCGATTGATTGGCTCAGGGCTCATGAGTATATCGCTGCGCCATGA
- a CDS encoding arylsulfatase, translated as MKRSALQMITVIMVASCLGWFAAVQQRSESFAQDAQHPSVARSDGSQLPKPDPAFTGKIGETYKESTPSYPQPVKAPQGSPNVLLILLDDVGFGMCSTFGGPVPTPHMDRLADNGLKYTRFHTTALCSPTRGALLAGRNHHSVSTGVIIEMGTGYPGYTGIIPKNTALVSEVLRDNGYATGMFGKWHNTPEPDISPAGPFDRWPTGLGFDYFYGFNQGETHQFYPTIYRNTTWVPQPKSPEQGYHFTADMTDEAIAWTRNIRAANPDQPWFNYFSTSGVHAPHHAPKDWLAKYVGKFDYGWDKQRELTHAKQLELGIIPSGTKLTPRPKQIPAWNEQSADAKKVYARLMENYAAYMAYTDHEVGRLIDSLRDSGELDNTLILYVVGDNGASAEGGLEGTFSEIASLVGLQLGLASTIKRIDEIGGPKSEPHVPVGWAWAMTAPFQWTKQVASHFGGTRNPMIVHWPNGIKAKGETRTQFHHVIDVVPTILEACHIPEPKTVNGINQKPIEGISMVYSFEDGRAKDRRSTQYFELATNRAIYHDGWVACSQYGLPWETAGRGDGFLTAPWELYDIERDFSEADNLAAKHPEKLKELITLFKEQARQYDVLPLDSRFSERMDPKLRIAGPPKTHWNYFGNSVWLPEPIGPQLFPRPFTLTASLDIPKGGAEGVVTCVGAFSCGWTLYIKDTKPVFHYTYFDVADATIAGSAPVPEGKVTLGTEFIPDGTKEGSGTLKLVVNGKQVAEGHLKRTAFRHGLEPFEVGRDSITPIDSIYANRGDFAFTGKIEKITFNLTKMK; from the coding sequence ATGAAGCGATCTGCGTTGCAGATGATCACCGTCATCATGGTCGCCTCGTGCCTGGGCTGGTTCGCAGCGGTTCAGCAACGGAGCGAGTCGTTCGCTCAAGACGCACAGCATCCGTCTGTCGCGCGAAGTGACGGAAGTCAGTTGCCGAAGCCGGATCCCGCGTTCACGGGCAAGATTGGTGAAACGTATAAAGAATCGACACCCAGCTATCCCCAGCCGGTGAAGGCTCCTCAAGGAAGCCCGAACGTACTGTTGATCCTGCTTGATGATGTCGGGTTCGGAATGTGTTCAACGTTCGGTGGCCCGGTACCAACTCCCCACATGGACCGACTGGCCGACAACGGCCTGAAGTACACGCGGTTTCATACGACCGCACTGTGCAGTCCCACGCGAGGCGCACTGCTTGCCGGACGCAATCATCACTCCGTCAGCACGGGCGTCATTATTGAAATGGGTACTGGGTATCCAGGCTATACCGGCATCATCCCAAAGAACACCGCGCTGGTATCCGAAGTCCTGCGAGACAATGGATACGCCACGGGGATGTTCGGAAAGTGGCACAACACCCCGGAGCCCGACATCAGCCCCGCCGGTCCCTTCGACCGCTGGCCGACGGGATTGGGTTTCGACTATTTCTATGGATTTAATCAAGGCGAAACGCACCAGTTCTATCCGACGATCTACCGGAATACGACATGGGTCCCGCAGCCCAAGTCGCCAGAACAGGGATACCACTTCACAGCCGACATGACGGACGAGGCGATCGCGTGGACGCGGAACATTCGCGCCGCAAATCCAGATCAGCCGTGGTTCAACTACTTCAGTACATCAGGCGTTCACGCACCCCATCACGCTCCCAAAGACTGGCTTGCCAAGTACGTCGGCAAGTTCGACTACGGCTGGGACAAGCAGCGCGAGTTGACCCATGCAAAGCAACTTGAGCTGGGGATTATTCCTAGTGGAACCAAGCTGACACCTCGCCCGAAACAGATCCCCGCGTGGAACGAACAGTCGGCGGACGCGAAGAAGGTCTACGCCCGACTGATGGAGAATTACGCGGCCTACATGGCCTATACCGATCACGAAGTCGGCCGCCTGATCGACAGTTTGCGTGATTCGGGCGAACTCGACAACACGCTAATCCTTTACGTTGTGGGTGACAATGGCGCAAGTGCCGAAGGTGGATTGGAAGGAACGTTCAGTGAAATCGCCAGCCTGGTCGGATTGCAGCTTGGACTGGCGAGCACGATCAAGCGGATTGACGAAATCGGCGGACCAAAGAGTGAGCCGCATGTGCCCGTCGGTTGGGCATGGGCGATGACGGCGCCGTTCCAATGGACAAAACAAGTTGCCAGCCATTTCGGAGGAACCCGAAATCCGATGATCGTTCACTGGCCGAATGGAATCAAAGCCAAGGGTGAGACGCGCACTCAGTTCCATCACGTGATCGACGTGGTTCCGACGATTCTGGAGGCGTGCCACATCCCTGAGCCCAAGACCGTGAATGGGATCAATCAAAAGCCGATCGAAGGAATTTCGATGGTCTACTCGTTCGAGGACGGTCGGGCCAAGGACCGCAGAAGCACCCAGTACTTCGAACTTGCCACGAACCGGGCGATCTATCATGACGGCTGGGTGGCGTGCAGTCAGTACGGACTGCCATGGGAAACCGCCGGCCGGGGCGATGGATTCCTAACAGCACCGTGGGAGCTTTACGACATCGAACGAGACTTCAGTGAAGCGGACAACCTGGCGGCGAAGCATCCCGAGAAACTGAAGGAGTTGATCACGCTCTTTAAGGAGCAGGCAAGACAGTACGACGTCCTTCCGCTTGACTCGCGATTCAGCGAGCGAATGGATCCGAAATTACGAATCGCCGGCCCCCCGAAGACGCATTGGAATTATTTCGGCAATTCTGTCTGGTTGCCAGAACCCATCGGCCCGCAACTGTTCCCCCGCCCGTTCACGCTCACAGCCTCGTTAGACATTCCGAAAGGCGGCGCAGAAGGTGTGGTGACGTGCGTTGGAGCATTCTCGTGTGGTTGGACACTGTACATCAAAGATACCAAGCCCGTGTTTCACTACACCTACTTCGACGTCGCAGATGCAACGATCGCTGGCAGCGCCCCAGTGCCCGAAGGCAAAGTCACGCTGGGAACCGAGTTCATTCCTGACGGCACGAAGGAAGGCAGCGGGACACTGAAGCTTGTCGTCAATGGGAAGCAGGTTGCCGAAGGGCATCTGAAGCGAACGGCTTTCCGGCATGGCCTCGAACCGTTCGAGGTCGGCCGTGACTCGATCACTCCCATCGATTCCATCTACGCGAATCGAGGTGACTTTGCGTTCACCGGCAAAATTGAGAAGATCACATTCAACTTAACGAAGATGAAGTAG